A window from Dysidea avara chromosome 2, odDysAvar1.4, whole genome shotgun sequence encodes these proteins:
- the LOC136245666 gene encoding uncharacterized protein isoform X2, translating into MATHGNEAIERMCQKLDENHARLDELSHRMGLVEASLSLDKDNSLSTTGCSSARSSPSTKDLLPLSIKKDLFDVLYKEELDEFLLSKTWSALDPSIKKKMLQSAKDQIKIKGCETMLSKDINNSLRQFYTQRRSSKLSSLDKELRTKKRISAKVNRLNFEKREHAIKEAISQGKLNGDDQDSLIQFKETISPIKRNVITVYDSDDENSIFNMKENKRKSLKIAREVKAEKKETKRSTPVLLNFNPVCTSTQNNFVGDSVREPQPWDYGAGYMDRTIDYMGRPYFPGYGPFAEDFGNEPQIYNDPDRTFVDSEDY; encoded by the exons ATGGCTACCCATGGTAATGAGGCAATTGAGCGGATGTGCCAGAAACTCGACGAGAATCATGCAAGACTGGATGAACTGAGTCATAGAATGGGACTAGTCGAAGCAAGCCTGAGTCTGGATAAAGATAACAGTTTAAGCACAACAG GCTGTAGCTCTGCAAGAAGTAGCCCATCAACTAAGGATTTGCTTCCTCTC TCCATCAAAAAAGACCTGTTTGATGTATTATACAAAGAAGAACTAGATGAGTTCCTATTGAGTAAGACTTGGTCAGCCCTGGATCCTTCAATTAAAAAGAAAATGCTTCAATCTGCAAAGGATCAAATAAAGATTAAAGGATGTGAAACCATGCTATCGAAAGATATAAACAATAGCCTACGCCAATTTTATACTCAGAGGAGAAGTAGTAAATTGTCCAGTTTAGATAAAGAATTGAGAACAAAGAAAAGGATTTCAGCAAAAGTGAACCGACTAAACTTT GAAAAGAGAGAACATGCTATAAAGGAAGCAATTTCACAGGGGAAACTAAATGGAGATGATCAAGATAGTCTTATACAATTTAAGGAAACAATTTCACCTATCAAACGCAACGTAATCACAGTATATGACTCGGATGATGAGAACTCTATTTTTAACATGAAAGAAAACAAAAGGAAAAGTTTGAAGATTGCTAGAGAAGTAAAGGCAGAAAAAAAAGAGACTAAGAGAAGTACTCCTGTGTTATTGAACTTTAATCCAGTGTGTACAAGCACCCAAAACAATTTTGTTGGTGACAGTGTCAGGGAACCACAGCCATGGGATTATGGAGCTGGCTACATGGACCGGACTATTGATTATATGGGAAGGCCGTATTTTCCAGGCTATGGTCCATTTGCTGAAGACTTTGGAAATGAGCCACAGATTTATAATGATCCTGATAGAACATTTGTGGACTCAGAAGACTACTAG
- the LOC136245666 gene encoding uncharacterized protein isoform X1: MATHGNEAIERMCQKLDENHARLDELSHRMGLVEASLSLDKDNSLSTTGCSSARSSPSTKDLLPLSIKKDLFDVLYKEELDEFLLSKTWSALDPSIKKKMLQSAKDQIKIKGCETMLSKDINNSLRQFYTQRRSSKLSSLDKELRTKKRISAKVNRLNFYVIFQEKREHAIKEAISQGKLNGDDQDSLIQFKETISPIKRNVITVYDSDDENSIFNMKENKRKSLKIAREVKAEKKETKRSTPVLLNFNPVCTSTQNNFVGDSVREPQPWDYGAGYMDRTIDYMGRPYFPGYGPFAEDFGNEPQIYNDPDRTFVDSEDY, from the exons ATGGCTACCCATGGTAATGAGGCAATTGAGCGGATGTGCCAGAAACTCGACGAGAATCATGCAAGACTGGATGAACTGAGTCATAGAATGGGACTAGTCGAAGCAAGCCTGAGTCTGGATAAAGATAACAGTTTAAGCACAACAG GCTGTAGCTCTGCAAGAAGTAGCCCATCAACTAAGGATTTGCTTCCTCTC TCCATCAAAAAAGACCTGTTTGATGTATTATACAAAGAAGAACTAGATGAGTTCCTATTGAGTAAGACTTGGTCAGCCCTGGATCCTTCAATTAAAAAGAAAATGCTTCAATCTGCAAAGGATCAAATAAAGATTAAAGGATGTGAAACCATGCTATCGAAAGATATAAACAATAGCCTACGCCAATTTTATACTCAGAGGAGAAGTAGTAAATTGTCCAGTTTAGATAAAGAATTGAGAACAAAGAAAAGGATTTCAGCAAAAGTGAACCGACTAAACTTT TATGTAATATTCCAGGAAAAGAGAGAACATGCTATAAAGGAAGCAATTTCACAGGGGAAACTAAATGGAGATGATCAAGATAGTCTTATACAATTTAAGGAAACAATTTCACCTATCAAACGCAACGTAATCACAGTATATGACTCGGATGATGAGAACTCTATTTTTAACATGAAAGAAAACAAAAGGAAAAGTTTGAAGATTGCTAGAGAAGTAAAGGCAGAAAAAAAAGAGACTAAGAGAAGTACTCCTGTGTTATTGAACTTTAATCCAGTGTGTACAAGCACCCAAAACAATTTTGTTGGTGACAGTGTCAGGGAACCACAGCCATGGGATTATGGAGCTGGCTACATGGACCGGACTATTGATTATATGGGAAGGCCGTATTTTCCAGGCTATGGTCCATTTGCTGAAGACTTTGGAAATGAGCCACAGATTTATAATGATCCTGATAGAACATTTGTGGACTCAGAAGACTACTAG